In Gimesia benthica, a single window of DNA contains:
- a CDS encoding aldose epimerase family protein has protein sequence MNRWKCCSGLLSALILLAGCAGEKTPPADPSQTAADQEQAKDAEMNAGSEFQLAVQSEPYGTTADGQDITQFLLSNKKGTSVSIINLGAIVTAIYLPDRDGKTENITLGFDSLAGYEKKGPYFGAICGRYANRIKDGKFELDGKTYQLAQNNPPSHLHGGESGFDKKVWAAEKFSEKDVVGVRLSLVSPDGEEGYPGKLTLKVVYTLNNENELKIDYTATTDKATPINVTNHCYWNLSGAGDGTVLDHELLLNCDKYLPVSDEAIPTGELAPVKGTPMDFTSTHKIGERIDQVEGGYDHCWVVNPAEKQPALTARAKDPVSGRVMEVYTTEPGVQFYTGNFLDGTPASGGFPKHGGFCLEAQHFPNSPNQPEFPNTILKPGEVYEQTTIHKFSVE, from the coding sequence ATGAATCGATGGAAATGCTGCAGCGGACTGTTGAGTGCCCTGATTCTGCTGGCAGGTTGTGCCGGGGAGAAAACTCCGCCTGCTGACCCTTCTCAAACTGCTGCAGATCAAGAACAAGCTAAGGATGCCGAAATGAATGCCGGAAGTGAATTTCAGCTGGCCGTACAAAGTGAACCTTACGGGACCACCGCCGACGGACAGGATATTACCCAGTTTCTGCTCTCCAATAAGAAAGGGACGAGTGTCAGCATCATCAACCTTGGTGCGATTGTGACCGCCATCTATCTGCCGGACCGGGACGGTAAAACGGAAAACATCACACTCGGCTTTGATTCCCTGGCCGGATATGAAAAGAAAGGTCCTTACTTCGGCGCCATCTGTGGCCGTTATGCGAACCGGATTAAAGACGGCAAATTCGAACTGGATGGCAAAACATATCAGCTCGCCCAGAACAACCCACCCAGTCACCTGCACGGTGGCGAATCAGGATTCGATAAAAAGGTCTGGGCGGCAGAAAAATTTTCCGAGAAAGACGTAGTAGGCGTTCGTCTGAGCCTGGTCAGTCCGGATGGTGAAGAGGGGTATCCGGGCAAACTGACTCTGAAAGTCGTCTATACCCTCAACAACGAAAATGAGCTCAAGATCGACTACACGGCGACGACAGACAAAGCCACTCCTATTAATGTGACCAATCACTGCTACTGGAATCTGTCGGGAGCCGGTGACGGAACGGTTCTGGATCACGAACTGTTGTTAAACTGTGACAAATATCTCCCGGTATCAGACGAAGCGATTCCCACCGGCGAACTGGCTCCGGTCAAAGGGACGCCGATGGACTTTACTTCCACTCACAAGATCGGCGAACGCATTGACCAGGTCGAGGGGGGCTATGACCATTGCTGGGTCGTTAATCCGGCCGAAAAACAGCCTGCTCTGACCGCCCGGGCAAAAGATCCAGTATCGGGACGCGTGATGGAAGTCTATACGACAGAACCTGGCGTGCAGTTTTACACCGGTAATTTTCTGGACGGCACTCCGGCCAGCGGCGGGTTTCCCAAACATGGCGGCTTCTGTCTGGAAGCACAGCATTTCCCGAACTCTCCGAATCAGCCTGAGTTTCCCAATACGATCCTCAAGCCAGGTGAAGTCTACGAACAGACGACCATCCATAAATTCTCAGTCGAATAA
- a CDS encoding phytoene/squalene synthase family protein — protein MTTNLENSYAYCQQLAKQTAGNFYYSFLALRKEQFRAMCVLYAYMRLVDDLGDSPELSLEERGAALRRWRQELQRALDQQPLDQSEEFHPCLPAVVDMIQQYEIPVHYFFDVITGVESDLQPVTFQTFDDLADYCYHVAGVVGLCCIHIWGFHDDRAVEASIECGLAFQLTNILRDLAEDADLGRVYLPQEDLHRFDYRQSDIQARVYDQRFRELMQFEVDRARVYYQNSERLFEYISPEGRRILKAMHQIYGGILNEIERLDYQVYTTRAGLPRWRKLLIAGEALIASRWFSGRAAR, from the coding sequence ATGACGACTAACCTGGAAAATTCCTATGCCTACTGCCAGCAACTGGCAAAACAGACCGCGGGGAATTTCTATTACTCGTTTCTGGCACTTCGCAAAGAACAGTTCCGTGCGATGTGTGTCTTGTATGCTTACATGCGACTGGTCGATGATCTGGGCGACAGTCCGGAACTCTCGCTTGAAGAACGAGGAGCCGCACTGAGACGCTGGCGTCAGGAATTACAGCGTGCATTGGACCAGCAGCCACTGGATCAGAGTGAGGAGTTTCATCCCTGCCTGCCGGCTGTCGTTGACATGATCCAGCAGTATGAGATTCCCGTCCACTATTTTTTTGACGTGATCACAGGCGTGGAATCCGATCTGCAGCCCGTTACTTTCCAGACCTTTGATGATCTGGCGGATTACTGTTATCACGTGGCGGGAGTCGTAGGATTGTGCTGTATTCACATCTGGGGATTTCACGATGATCGTGCTGTGGAGGCCAGCATCGAATGTGGCCTGGCATTTCAGTTGACCAATATTCTCAGAGACCTGGCGGAAGATGCTGACCTGGGGCGTGTCTATCTGCCTCAGGAAGATCTGCACCGCTTCGATTACCGTCAGTCTGATATTCAGGCCCGTGTGTATGACCAGCGTTTTCGCGAGCTGATGCAGTTCGAGGTGGATCGGGCCCGCGTCTATTATCAGAATTCAGAACGGCTGTTTGAATACATTTCACCCGAAGGACGACGCATCCTCAAAGCCATGCATCAGATCTACGGCGGTATTCTGAACGAGATTGAGAGACTGGATTATCAGGTCTATACCACCCGGGCCGGGCTTCCCCGCTGGAGGAAGCTGCTGATCGCCGGCGAAGCACTGATCGCGTCCCGCTGGTTTTCCGGACGCGCGGCCCGCTGA
- a CDS encoding DUF1559 domain-containing protein: MRKASNTRRGFTLIELLVVIAIIAILIALLLPAVQQAREAARRSQCKNNLKQIGLALHNYHETHGLFPSGWIGVQPGVGPNVEYGSGWGWGTMILPYLDQSPLYNQINFNLAINDPAQTPGIIDVSLSVYRCPSDPSSQTFELEEEGSPGTVLATLATGNYVGVFGDEELDSCELVPPGSTCKSTGVFYQNSNTRFRDITDGTSQTVFVGERKTDADQGWHSTWVGVVPEGEETFARPLGATDHPPNDPAAHFDDFSSHHTGGAQFLFGDGRVRFISENIDEGVYRSLSSIRGGEITNFE, translated from the coding sequence ATGCGAAAAGCCAGTAACACCCGCCGCGGCTTTACCTTGATTGAACTGCTGGTGGTGATCGCCATTATTGCCATCCTGATCGCCCTGCTCCTCCCTGCCGTGCAACAGGCCCGCGAAGCGGCCCGCCGCAGCCAGTGTAAGAATAATCTCAAGCAGATCGGACTGGCCCTGCATAATTATCACGAAACGCATGGACTGTTCCCTTCCGGCTGGATTGGAGTTCAGCCCGGTGTGGGTCCCAATGTCGAATACGGCAGTGGCTGGGGCTGGGGCACCATGATCCTGCCTTATCTCGATCAAAGCCCGCTGTATAATCAGATCAACTTTAATCTGGCGATTAACGATCCCGCTCAAACTCCCGGCATCATTGATGTCTCCCTATCGGTTTATCGCTGCCCCTCTGATCCCTCCTCACAAACTTTCGAACTGGAGGAAGAAGGCAGCCCCGGGACCGTGCTCGCGACACTCGCCACCGGAAACTACGTCGGTGTCTTTGGTGATGAAGAACTCGACAGCTGCGAATTAGTCCCTCCCGGTTCCACCTGTAAAAGTACCGGCGTATTCTATCAGAACAGTAATACCCGTTTCCGCGACATCACTGACGGAACCTCACAGACCGTTTTTGTGGGCGAACGCAAAACGGATGCCGATCAGGGCTGGCACTCGACCTGGGTGGGCGTCGTTCCCGAGGGTGAAGAGACCTTTGCCCGGCCGCTGGGAGCCACCGACCATCCCCCGAATGATCCTGCAGCCCACTTTGACGATTTCAGCAGCCATCATACAGGCGGAGCCCAGTTCCTGTTTGGAGACGGCCGCGTACGCTTCATCTCAGAAAATATCGATGAAGGCGTCTATCGATCACTCTCCAGCATCCGCGGTGGTGAGATCACCAACTTCGAATAA
- the sppA gene encoding signal peptide peptidase SppA translates to MTDPKPAGEAPRLESDPHQGPPPPPKPPRRNWLARILLLLLLVSVLFNLGFYAMYQEFFASSDGPSEQFESGDQFAEQKIAIVTISGTIMPPFTERILRAIEQADKDDQVKAVLLEVDSPGGLVADSHQIYHRLVELREKKPIAVSMKRMAASGGYYVSMGAGTDGVIFAEPTTWTGSLGVIIPRFDLSGLADKVGIVSDPLKTGEFKDALNPFRNMTKRERDVWDHILDESYQRFINIIADNRKDLDYEQVKKLATGQIYTATDAKANGLIDEIGYQEDAIAHLQKKTGLEKVRVIRYTHPASLADILLSTAEAGQVENRKQALLESTVPRAMYYTSWLGDVPGLQ, encoded by the coding sequence ATGACAGACCCAAAGCCCGCAGGAGAGGCTCCCCGGCTCGAATCCGATCCGCATCAGGGACCTCCACCACCGCCTAAACCTCCCCGCAGGAACTGGCTCGCTCGGATTCTATTGCTGCTGTTACTGGTGTCCGTCCTGTTTAACCTGGGTTTCTACGCCATGTACCAGGAGTTCTTCGCCTCCAGCGATGGACCTTCTGAGCAGTTTGAGAGTGGCGATCAGTTCGCTGAGCAGAAAATCGCCATCGTAACCATTTCAGGAACGATCATGCCGCCGTTCACGGAACGGATTCTCAGAGCAATCGAGCAGGCTGACAAAGATGACCAGGTCAAAGCCGTGCTGCTTGAAGTCGACAGCCCCGGCGGTCTGGTCGCAGACAGCCATCAGATTTATCATCGCCTGGTCGAACTGCGCGAAAAAAAGCCGATTGCAGTTTCGATGAAACGGATGGCTGCTTCGGGTGGATACTATGTCTCAATGGGGGCCGGAACCGACGGAGTGATTTTTGCCGAGCCGACTACGTGGACGGGATCTTTAGGTGTGATCATCCCCCGCTTCGATTTAAGTGGCCTGGCAGATAAGGTCGGCATCGTTTCCGATCCGCTGAAAACGGGAGAGTTCAAAGATGCGTTGAATCCGTTTCGGAACATGACCAAACGGGAACGAGATGTCTGGGACCATATTCTGGATGAGTCGTATCAGCGATTCATCAACATCATTGCCGACAACCGCAAAGATCTGGATTATGAGCAGGTCAAGAAACTGGCGACCGGACAGATTTATACCGCCACCGATGCCAAAGCGAATGGCCTGATCGATGAAATCGGCTATCAGGAAGATGCGATTGCCCATTTGCAGAAAAAAACGGGACTCGAGAAAGTTCGTGTGATACGATACACGCATCCGGCTTCGCTGGCAGATATTCTGCTCAGCACTGCTGAAGCGGGGCAGGTGGAAAACCGTAAACAGGCGCTGCTCGAATCCACCGTACCCCGGGCGATGTATTATACCTCCTGGCTCGGAGATGTACCGGGGCTGCAGTAA
- a CDS encoding CehA/McbA family metallohydrolase, with the protein MRLLQTPLVCTLILLLSWWSSPANADLALLQIPDKPASAASATENSELCQIILKLAENQSDQQQVVPGMLRIRDAQGNLIPLPELLNRGTGVNSRPESERAGIHSWFVIPGEVQLSVPRSRLTLETFSGLATELTRTEIDLTGESSAEITLKLKRFADLSPEWKTANTHLHLMKLSREECDRYLQQIPAADRLDLVFVSYLERAIADKTYISNRYSQQDLQELSRSAGVQFGWGEEHRHNSTGYDEGYGHVMLLDIQRLIQPVSIGPGIMKQGTDGIPLARGIRSALADQETVVWCHNAWGLESTPNFLAGRVHALNIYDGGTRSTYEDSFYRYLNTGCQVPFSTGTDWFQYDFSRVYARLQQPLTPSSWLESLRSGRTFITNGPLLDLHINGKTVGDQLELSPGKNRVTIQATGRGRIDFQKLELIHNGKVIQTQSTKPVEKHFEARLDLNLEIDEPGWIAVRTPSPSVPQDPQRQQQTPLNEYGRELFAHSSPIYLKWNGQVHFDLTQARALLTEMQQNRKKIANQFLFADPQERAAVLDVYSDAIEGLQNRLNSP; encoded by the coding sequence ATGCGACTGCTTCAAACCCCGCTTGTGTGCACTCTAATCCTGTTGCTCTCTTGGTGGAGCAGCCCCGCGAATGCGGATCTGGCCCTGCTGCAGATTCCGGATAAACCAGCTTCCGCTGCATCAGCAACCGAGAACTCAGAACTCTGCCAGATCATACTCAAGCTTGCCGAAAACCAGTCAGACCAGCAGCAGGTCGTACCGGGCATGCTGCGAATTCGGGACGCTCAGGGAAATCTGATCCCACTTCCGGAACTGCTGAATCGGGGAACCGGAGTGAACTCTCGCCCGGAATCTGAACGAGCCGGGATTCACAGCTGGTTCGTGATCCCCGGCGAAGTTCAGTTATCCGTCCCTCGTTCCCGACTGACGCTGGAAACCTTCTCCGGTCTCGCCACAGAACTCACTCGAACAGAAATCGATCTCACAGGGGAGTCCTCCGCGGAAATCACTCTCAAATTGAAACGATTCGCAGATCTCTCACCGGAATGGAAAACGGCCAACACCCATCTGCACCTGATGAAGCTCAGCCGCGAGGAGTGTGACCGCTATCTACAGCAGATCCCCGCTGCGGATCGACTGGACCTCGTATTTGTCTCCTATCTGGAACGCGCGATTGCCGACAAGACCTACATTTCGAATCGCTACTCCCAGCAGGATCTGCAGGAATTATCCCGGTCGGCCGGAGTGCAGTTTGGCTGGGGAGAGGAGCATCGTCACAACAGCACCGGCTACGACGAGGGATACGGGCACGTGATGCTGCTCGATATCCAGCGGTTGATTCAGCCCGTGAGTATTGGTCCCGGGATTATGAAACAGGGGACGGATGGCATTCCGCTGGCACGGGGAATTCGCTCGGCACTGGCTGACCAGGAGACCGTTGTCTGGTGCCATAATGCCTGGGGTCTGGAATCGACGCCGAATTTCCTGGCAGGTCGCGTGCATGCACTCAACATCTATGATGGAGGGACACGCAGTACCTACGAAGACAGCTTCTATCGCTATCTGAACACAGGCTGTCAGGTTCCTTTTTCCACCGGCACCGACTGGTTCCAATATGATTTCTCACGCGTCTACGCCCGCCTTCAGCAGCCGCTCACTCCGTCCTCGTGGCTGGAGAGCCTGAGGTCAGGGCGAACCTTCATTACCAATGGTCCCCTGCTCGATCTGCATATCAACGGGAAAACGGTCGGCGATCAGCTTGAACTCTCACCGGGAAAGAATCGCGTGACAATTCAGGCTACGGGACGGGGACGGATTGATTTCCAGAAGCTGGAACTGATTCACAACGGCAAAGTCATCCAGACCCAGAGTACAAAACCCGTCGAAAAACACTTCGAGGCACGCCTCGACTTGAATCTGGAAATTGACGAACCGGGCTGGATCGCGGTTCGTACACCTTCCCCTTCTGTTCCCCAGGATCCCCAGCGGCAACAACAGACGCCGCTCAATGAATATGGGCGTGAGCTGTTTGCCCATAGCAGCCCGATTTATCTGAAATGGAACGGACAAGTACACTTTGATCTGACACAGGCCAGAGCGCTTCTGACAGAGATGCAGCAGAACCGGAAAAAGATCGCCAATCAGTTTCTTTTCGCTGATCCGCAGGAACGGGCGGCTGTGCTGGATGTGTATTCGGACGCCATCGAGGGACTGCAAAACAGACTCAATTCCCCCTAA
- a CDS encoding GNAT family N-acetyltransferase — MISRLAAELRLTSDFNQFRISTPPMSITVSLASAEELPEASAFIFADAPETEREIQIQEFQKTISAGQEGQNQVLLAHEAGLLLGVGILVFSDPATACLWPPFTSRKDCADEILKEMARRIDDSGVSIGQVLIDPAQLHTRRLLTRNGFPHLTNLQFMRHPLSNLPSTESLKEKQIEPVRFDAVQNRQRFLDMLELTHQESHDCPALNQVRTAEESLESHRSSGDSDQAHWYLFQRGETDLGILLLSEHQSDLSWEVVYMGVAPNQRGQGTGSAMIQFGLEQARAHNQSALTLAVDHKNSYAIKIYEELGFVRQNTLSVHARLRSQFPGKKPKFN; from the coding sequence ATGATATCCAGACTAGCCGCTGAACTGCGGCTGACGAGTGACTTCAATCAGTTTCGGATATCTACGCCTCCCATGTCGATCACGGTCTCACTTGCCTCAGCGGAAGAGCTTCCCGAAGCCTCCGCCTTTATCTTTGCCGATGCTCCGGAGACCGAGCGTGAAATACAAATCCAGGAGTTTCAGAAAACCATCTCGGCTGGGCAGGAAGGACAGAACCAGGTCCTACTGGCCCATGAAGCTGGACTGCTGCTCGGGGTCGGAATCCTGGTCTTTTCCGATCCCGCCACTGCCTGTCTCTGGCCCCCCTTTACTTCACGGAAGGACTGTGCCGATGAGATCCTGAAGGAAATGGCCCGGCGAATCGATGATTCCGGGGTCAGTATCGGCCAGGTGCTGATCGACCCGGCACAACTTCACACCCGTCGCCTGCTGACACGAAACGGGTTTCCGCACCTCACGAATCTTCAGTTCATGCGGCACCCGCTGAGCAACCTGCCGTCGACAGAGTCGCTGAAAGAGAAACAGATTGAACCGGTCCGTTTCGATGCCGTGCAGAACCGTCAGCGATTTCTCGATATGCTGGAATTGACGCACCAGGAATCTCACGACTGCCCTGCCCTGAATCAGGTACGCACGGCTGAGGAATCGCTGGAATCGCACCGCAGTTCAGGGGACTCGGACCAGGCCCACTGGTACCTGTTTCAAAGGGGAGAAACCGACCTGGGCATTTTACTCCTGTCTGAACATCAGTCCGATTTGAGTTGGGAAGTCGTTTACATGGGGGTCGCTCCGAACCAGCGGGGACAGGGTACAGGTTCCGCGATGATCCAATTCGGACTGGAGCAGGCACGAGCTCACAATCAGTCTGCGTTAACTCTCGCCGTGGATCACAAAAATTCCTATGCGATAAAGATTTATGAAGAGTTGGGTTTTGTCAGACAAAACACATTAAGCGTCCACGCGCGACTTCGTTCCCAATTCCCGGGAAAAAAACCAAAATTTAATTAA
- a CDS encoding RNA polymerase sigma factor — protein MQLQMVDKKIEQRESLASGGVTSDARLVEAARKGDDSAFGELVLRYERRLIRVLIQFVKSPELAEDLAQDTFLKSYERLDQFDTSRRFGPWLFRIGVNQALDYLRKQKRRGWWLLFSDSPSDTPFDPSVPDPRNKIDINQEVQAILEEIPEKYRTVLVLRDLENFSTSEIAAILDRKEATIRWRLAEARNRFQKLWSHRQNVENSMSGKE, from the coding sequence ATGCAGTTACAAATGGTCGATAAGAAAATAGAGCAACGAGAATCTCTGGCTTCGGGCGGTGTCACCAGTGACGCACGCCTCGTAGAAGCTGCTCGTAAAGGCGATGACAGCGCATTCGGCGAACTGGTCCTGCGCTATGAACGCCGACTGATTCGTGTACTGATTCAGTTTGTCAAAAGCCCCGAGCTGGCTGAAGATCTGGCTCAAGATACGTTTCTGAAGAGCTACGAGCGGCTTGATCAGTTCGATACATCCAGGAGATTTGGTCCCTGGTTGTTCCGGATTGGAGTTAATCAGGCATTGGACTATCTGCGTAAACAAAAACGAAGAGGCTGGTGGTTGTTATTCAGTGACAGCCCCTCGGATACTCCGTTCGATCCTTCTGTTCCTGACCCCAGGAACAAGATCGACATCAATCAGGAAGTTCAAGCCATCCTGGAAGAGATTCCCGAAAAGTACCGTACCGTGCTCGTACTACGAGATCTGGAGAATTTCTCCACTTCTGAGATTGCTGCCATTCTGGATCGGAAAGAAGCAACCATCCGCTGGCGGCTGGCAGAAGCCAGAAATCGTTTTCAGAAATTATGGTCTCATCGGCAAAACGTTGAAAATTCCATGTCGGGCAAGGAATAA
- the dnaA gene encoding chromosomal replication initiator protein DnaA has product MQPTSLAVEGTFCDSANRPTEAKLGPATTGSEEQSIYRLLAQQVGERGFQNWFAGKVRLKLDGNLLIVGVASPFLLTWMQKKFASKIYATAIACVGPSAEYRLEVDPELAAVTSSSEESQQKSGSMSASSGNVPFVERKASAPSVSSQNSHSVARQSNPFRGRRFADLSTFVKGKSNQLAYIAATQASDEPGALYNPLFIHGGVGIGKTHLLEGFYRRVRQLYPALNVVYLTAEAFGNYFSKALQERSLPGFRQRFRNVDVLIIDDIDFFESKRNFQEELLHTIKHLESHGRQLVFSSDRHPRLLTKMSEELTTRFLSGLVCRIEAPEKELRLEIARQRAHKLKTPITEGALAYVARRFTSNVRELEGAVNCLQTCHLMTGQKVTTSMARQVLADLERDCIRIIKLDDINQIVCSTFGVSEADLKSSRRARNISQPRMLAMFLARKLTQAAYSEIGDYFGGRNHSTVMSAEKQVRKWLESHSSIQVALQEWPTEEIIESLEQQLLAS; this is encoded by the coding sequence ATGCAACCCACGTCTTTGGCAGTGGAGGGTACGTTTTGCGATTCTGCAAATCGACCAACGGAAGCCAAGCTGGGGCCAGCAACAACCGGGTCAGAGGAGCAATCAATTTATCGGTTGCTCGCACAACAAGTCGGTGAACGTGGTTTCCAGAACTGGTTCGCAGGAAAAGTCAGACTCAAACTGGATGGCAATCTGCTGATTGTCGGCGTTGCCAGTCCGTTTCTGCTCACCTGGATGCAGAAAAAATTCGCCTCGAAAATCTATGCCACCGCGATTGCCTGCGTGGGACCTTCTGCTGAATACCGTCTGGAAGTCGATCCGGAACTGGCTGCCGTGACCAGTTCTTCTGAAGAGAGCCAGCAGAAATCTGGCAGCATGTCGGCTTCGTCTGGTAACGTTCCATTTGTTGAGCGGAAGGCATCTGCTCCATCCGTGAGTTCCCAGAACTCGCACTCAGTGGCGCGGCAGTCAAACCCGTTTCGTGGCAGACGCTTCGCGGACCTGTCTACCTTCGTCAAAGGTAAGTCGAACCAACTGGCTTACATTGCAGCGACCCAGGCCAGCGATGAACCGGGCGCACTTTACAACCCGCTGTTCATTCATGGCGGCGTCGGCATTGGAAAAACGCATCTGCTGGAAGGCTTCTACCGCAGAGTTCGTCAGCTGTATCCCGCGCTGAATGTGGTTTACCTGACGGCGGAAGCGTTCGGTAACTATTTCTCCAAGGCACTGCAGGAACGCTCGCTGCCCGGCTTTCGTCAGCGGTTCCGTAATGTCGATGTTTTGATTATCGATGACATCGACTTCTTCGAATCAAAGCGCAACTTCCAGGAAGAGTTGCTGCACACGATCAAACATCTGGAAAGCCATGGACGACAACTGGTCTTCTCTTCAGACCGTCACCCTCGACTGCTGACCAAGATGAGTGAAGAATTGACGACTCGCTTCCTGTCCGGCCTGGTCTGTCGCATTGAAGCTCCCGAGAAGGAACTCCGTCTGGAAATCGCCCGTCAGCGGGCTCATAAATTGAAGACACCAATTACCGAAGGGGCACTTGCTTACGTAGCCCGCCGCTTTACCAGCAACGTTCGGGAACTCGAAGGTGCGGTCAACTGCCTGCAGACCTGCCACCTGATGACTGGTCAGAAAGTGACCACCAGCATGGCCCGTCAGGTTCTGGCGGACCTGGAACGGGATTGCATTCGCATCATCAAGCTGGATGACATCAACCAGATTGTCTGTTCCACATTTGGTGTTTCTGAGGCAGACCTGAAATCGTCACGTCGCGCCCGAAATATCAGCCAGCCCCGGATGCTGGCCATGTTCCTGGCACGCAAACTGACACAGGCGGCTTACAGCGAAATCGGTGACTACTTCGGCGGACGCAATCACAGCACTGTCATGTCCGCCGAGAAGCAGGTTCGCAAATGGCTGGAGAGCCACTCTTCCATTCAGGTTGCTCTCCAGGAATGGCCAACCGAAGAGATCATCGAATCTCTGGAACAACAGTTACTCGCCAGCTGA